The Thermoplasmata archaeon genome includes a window with the following:
- a CDS encoding enoyl-CoA hydratase/isomerase family protein has protein sequence MPVRFKTDGHVAWITLDRPEALNAIDPESHAALVAAWKRFRDEDGLRVAVLTGAGTKAFCAGVDIKRIGDFYGNVPAGQRVEVWNREPGIGGITRNLEVGKPVIAAVNGLCLGGGLELALACDIRLASANASFGLPEVRWAIIPGQGGTQRLPRAVPPAVALEMILTAHPIDAARAAAIGLVNQVYPLSRLREEAQTMAEVIAAHPPRAVRAALAAVRGGLALPLSEGLRLEQELADPLRDSPDNREAREAFREKRPPRWTVG, from the coding sequence ATGCCCGTCCGTTTCAAGACCGACGGGCACGTCGCTTGGATCACTCTGGATCGTCCGGAGGCGCTGAACGCCATCGATCCCGAGTCCCATGCCGCCCTGGTGGCCGCCTGGAAGCGCTTCCGCGATGAGGACGGTCTCCGCGTGGCCGTGCTCACCGGGGCCGGGACGAAAGCCTTCTGCGCCGGGGTCGACATCAAACGGATAGGAGACTTCTATGGGAACGTCCCGGCCGGGCAGCGAGTAGAGGTCTGGAACCGCGAGCCGGGGATCGGCGGAATCACCCGGAATCTCGAGGTTGGAAAGCCCGTCATCGCCGCGGTCAACGGACTCTGTCTCGGGGGTGGACTCGAGCTGGCCCTGGCCTGCGACATCCGCCTCGCGAGCGCGAACGCCAGCTTCGGCCTGCCCGAGGTCCGGTGGGCGATCATCCCCGGACAAGGCGGAACGCAGCGGCTCCCACGAGCCGTGCCCCCTGCCGTAGCGCTCGAGATGATCCTCACCGCCCACCCGATCGATGCCGCGCGAGCCGCGGCCATAGGTCTGGTCAACCAGGTGTACCCGCTCTCCCGCCTTCGGGAGGAAGCCCAGACGATGGCGGAGGTGATCGCCGCGCACCCTCCCCGCGCCGTTCGAGCCGCCCTCGCCGCGGTGCGCGGGGGCCTCGCCCTCCCGCTCTCCGAAGGCCTACGGCTCGAGCAGGAGCTTGCCGACCCCTTGCGCGACAGCCCGGACAACCGCGAGGCCCGGGAGGCGTTCCGAGAGAAACGCCCGCCCCGGTGGACCGTCGGCTGA
- a CDS encoding cation:proton antiporter, which produces MILSALVPSTATVAILLVGATVLLAFASDAFAQRFRIPDVLWLILFGLLAGPLFHIVQPGQVLGLGAILGTIALIIILYDAGIDFNPRQAREVGSAGLLLAIGSYTIAVGVLFAIGWYAFAGGDVLVAILFALCLGGVSGAVVLPISRRLRFAPVVRDTLHLDMAVEDTISVLAVTVLLAVVASPNGGWTSVVPQVFLPLPVAIAFGVLGGFVAIEFLSRWQRRVYAGLATMGILFLVYGATQSLGGSGIMAALIMGVVLGNDAFFRRWLPRSTGRDFAFDPSVRQVHNEIAFVLRAIFLVILGVLVPFQPLGIIAAVAVIAVPFVLLLSRRWFLGRLEGHRLMEAGNARRLSGLYGRGLTNAVLLILVIAVLPSAQSILLPAFLIIIGTDIIMTVLVFLEPVSEDSAPAAGGGLSDPLDPFRAAAYPPEEAQSDTAPALPSPRPTQELPESPPEPG; this is translated from the coding sequence ATCATCCTGAGCGCCCTCGTCCCTTCGACAGCCACCGTCGCCATCCTTCTCGTCGGGGCCACGGTCCTTCTCGCATTCGCGAGCGACGCGTTCGCCCAGCGCTTCCGGATCCCCGACGTCCTGTGGTTGATCCTGTTCGGTCTCCTCGCCGGGCCGTTATTCCATATCGTGCAGCCGGGCCAGGTCTTGGGACTCGGCGCGATCCTCGGCACGATCGCGTTGATCATCATCCTGTACGACGCCGGGATCGACTTCAATCCGAGGCAGGCCCGCGAGGTGGGCTCGGCCGGCCTCCTCCTCGCGATCGGCAGCTACACGATCGCGGTCGGAGTCCTCTTCGCGATCGGTTGGTACGCGTTCGCGGGAGGCGACGTGCTGGTCGCCATCCTCTTCGCTCTCTGCCTGGGGGGCGTCTCGGGAGCGGTCGTCCTTCCCATCTCTCGGCGACTCCGCTTCGCGCCCGTGGTGCGCGACACACTGCACCTCGATATGGCGGTCGAGGACACCATCTCGGTTCTCGCGGTCACCGTGCTGCTCGCCGTCGTCGCCTCACCGAACGGGGGATGGACGTCGGTGGTGCCCCAGGTCTTTCTCCCGCTCCCCGTGGCCATCGCCTTCGGAGTCCTCGGCGGGTTCGTCGCGATCGAGTTCCTATCCCGCTGGCAACGGCGCGTCTATGCCGGCCTCGCGACGATGGGCATTCTCTTCCTGGTCTATGGAGCAACGCAGAGCCTCGGCGGTTCCGGCATCATGGCCGCCTTGATCATGGGGGTCGTGCTCGGAAACGACGCCTTCTTCCGCCGTTGGCTTCCGCGCTCCACGGGGCGAGATTTCGCCTTCGATCCTTCGGTCCGCCAGGTCCACAACGAGATCGCGTTCGTTCTGCGGGCGATCTTCCTCGTCATCCTGGGAGTCCTCGTTCCGTTCCAGCCTCTCGGGATCATTGCGGCGGTGGCCGTCATCGCGGTTCCGTTCGTTCTCCTATTGTCACGTCGGTGGTTCCTGGGACGCCTAGAGGGCCACAGGCTTATGGAGGCGGGAAACGCACGCCGTCTCTCCGGCCTCTATGGCCGGGGATTGACGAACGCAGTTCTCCTCATCCTAGTGATCGCGGTCCTCCCCTCGGCGCAGTCGATCCTCCTTCCCGCATTCCTGATCATCATCGGAACGGACATCATCATGACGGTTCTTGTCTTCCTCGAGCCGGTGTCCGAGGACTCGGCGCCCGCTGCGGGAGGAGGCTTGAGCGATCCTCTCGACCCGTTCCGAGCGGCCGCCTATCCGCCCGAGGAGGCGCAATCCGACACGGCCCCAGCTCTTCCCTCCCCGCGACCGACCCAAGAGCTGCCCGAGTCTCCTCCTGAGCCAGGGTGA
- a CDS encoding proline iminopeptidase-family hydrolase, with the protein MSEGHVHVLGHKMFYRICGPEDARETVLCVHGGPGATHDYLQPLADLSRHGYRVVFMDQLGCGRSERTTDTSLFTVEHNVEEVEGVRRALALGRIHIIGSSYGGALVLAYALRYQEHLKSLTTVGGLASIPLAVREMWKLVDGMAKEDRDAIYQYDKLHEYEHPEYLRAVEHFYRQFVCRLPEWPPLVTYSFAEISKPVYNYMNGPNEFTITGTIRDWDISQRLGEIRLPTLVTGGKYDEVTPACAREIAEGVPGAVRIEFQNSSHTPFWEERAAYLDAVRSFLDSIA; encoded by the coding sequence ATGAGCGAGGGGCATGTCCACGTCCTCGGACACAAGATGTTCTACCGTATCTGCGGCCCGGAGGATGCCCGCGAGACCGTGCTGTGCGTCCACGGCGGTCCGGGAGCGACGCACGACTACCTCCAGCCGTTGGCCGACCTCAGCCGGCACGGATACCGAGTGGTCTTCATGGACCAACTCGGATGCGGCCGCTCCGAGCGCACCACCGATACCTCGCTCTTCACGGTCGAGCACAATGTGGAGGAGGTGGAGGGTGTCCGGCGCGCCCTCGCCCTCGGCCGCATCCACATCATCGGGTCGAGCTACGGTGGGGCCCTGGTGCTCGCGTACGCGCTGCGCTACCAGGAGCATCTGAAGAGCCTCACCACGGTCGGCGGGCTCGCCAGCATCCCCCTCGCCGTCCGCGAGATGTGGAAGCTCGTGGACGGGATGGCGAAGGAGGATCGCGATGCGATCTACCAGTACGACAAGCTTCACGAGTACGAGCACCCGGAGTATCTCCGAGCGGTCGAGCACTTCTATCGGCAGTTCGTTTGCCGCTTGCCCGAATGGCCCCCCCTCGTGACCTATTCGTTCGCCGAGATCAGCAAGCCGGTGTACAACTACATGAACGGCCCCAACGAGTTCACGATCACGGGCACGATCCGGGACTGGGACATCTCTCAGCGACTCGGCGAGATCCGGCTCCCCACGCTCGTGACGGGCGGGAAGTACGATGAGGTCACTCCCGCGTGCGCGCGCGAGATCGCCGAGGGAGTTCCCGGCGCGGTCCGCATCGAGTTCCAGAACAGCTCGCACACCCCGTTCTGGGAGGAGCGAGCCGCGTACCTCGACGCCGTACGGAGCTTCCTCGATTCGATCGCTTGA
- a CDS encoding YkgJ family cysteine cluster protein, which translates to MPNPAFSPARVQVRIATPKTEIELGPSVNTSAPIDPRIDTALLEGLEFACRPDCGLCCYATPAVDRAERAELLHIAPESTFVSDARGEAYIAARPQGGACQFLSQNRCRVHAARPFPCAVFPVIVHAGTRFQASAVVSCPGVSIPGRADPGSSRALPPPRGLDTELGRAEARCRSDDGRRALAAARRDGQRVERILEREGLWVPPLQVRESLRGRIPLPDSSDFPVDDPPELEEGEEVLPLFFDDRLGPVAIAGHAGGWQLVELQEEGGIRAWLGVWPPPTRMPRLEVAAERALRDYLAYWLERDALFGFVHMAMIEEPSVEDVLVRVTRELRWIGATVVARARVRASGRGGTSPSLAESDIERGIRASDADLLDRAGWTVQL; encoded by the coding sequence ATGCCGAATCCTGCGTTCTCCCCGGCCCGTGTGCAGGTTCGGATAGCAACGCCCAAAACGGAGATCGAACTGGGGCCCTCCGTGAACACCTCGGCCCCCATCGACCCCCGGATCGATACCGCGCTGTTGGAAGGGCTCGAGTTTGCCTGTCGCCCGGACTGCGGCCTCTGCTGCTACGCGACCCCCGCGGTGGATCGAGCCGAACGGGCCGAGCTTCTGCATATCGCGCCGGAGAGCACGTTCGTTTCCGACGCACGCGGCGAGGCCTACATCGCCGCCCGGCCCCAGGGCGGGGCGTGCCAGTTCCTCTCCCAGAACCGCTGCAGGGTGCATGCGGCGAGACCGTTCCCATGCGCCGTTTTCCCCGTCATCGTCCATGCCGGAACTCGCTTCCAGGCATCGGCGGTGGTGTCCTGCCCCGGCGTCTCGATCCCGGGTCGCGCAGATCCGGGGAGCTCCCGAGCACTCCCGCCGCCCCGTGGTCTCGACACGGAGCTCGGCCGCGCCGAAGCTCGATGCCGTTCCGACGATGGAAGGCGAGCCCTGGCGGCCGCGCGACGGGACGGGCAGCGGGTCGAGCGGATCCTCGAACGGGAGGGTCTCTGGGTACCGCCGCTCCAGGTCCGCGAGTCGTTGCGCGGACGGATTCCCCTGCCGGATTCGTCGGACTTTCCCGTCGACGATCCTCCCGAACTTGAGGAGGGGGAGGAGGTCTTGCCGCTCTTCTTCGATGACCGACTAGGCCCCGTCGCGATCGCCGGGCACGCCGGCGGCTGGCAGCTGGTCGAGCTCCAGGAGGAGGGAGGTATTCGTGCGTGGTTGGGAGTTTGGCCCCCTCCCACGCGGATGCCGCGACTCGAAGTTGCCGCCGAGCGTGCCCTGCGCGACTATCTCGCTTACTGGCTGGAGCGCGATGCCCTGTTCGGGTTCGTCCATATGGCGATGATCGAGGAGCCCTCCGTGGAGGATGTCCTCGTCCGCGTCACCCGAGAACTGCGCTGGATCGGAGCGACGGTCGTCGCGAGGGCCCGGGTCCGAGCGAGCGGTCGGGGAGGGACCTCACCATCGCTCGCCGAGTCCGACATCGAACGAGGCATCCGGGCCTCGGACGCCGATTTGCTCGATCGCGCCGGCTGGACCGTTCAGCTCTGA
- a CDS encoding acetoin utilization protein AcuC codes for MTARRLTVIWDERFRKYDFGAGHPFQMSSRALAARLLEATLAPESGVEWIREIDPASTAELSTFHTQEYLGLVERSSSGARPVFLDTGDTPAFPGCWEASGRVASATMRAVALTRERDAPVFQPSGGLHHAHPDRASGFCIFNDVALAVRRGLDGGDRVAYLDIDAHHGDGVMYGFFDSGRVLDIDFHQDGRTLFPGTGFPSETGQGDGEGFKVNLPLPPGAGDEALIPLFRRVVPPLVREFRPDLIVLQHGMDGHAGDRLAGLQYTPEGYATVLDELLDLSRELCRSRLLVTGGGGYTPENVARGLARAGHRLAGSASGPGRDDPLPIAWRAEFQRETGEAAPLDWSIPSQRLPSPWNAAAEEQLVGDLESALGRRFPRPRTQS; via the coding sequence ATGACCGCGCGCCGTCTGACCGTGATCTGGGACGAGCGGTTCCGGAAGTACGACTTCGGTGCGGGCCACCCGTTTCAGATGTCGAGCCGGGCGCTCGCCGCCCGCCTGCTCGAAGCGACCCTGGCACCCGAATCCGGGGTGGAATGGATCCGAGAGATCGATCCGGCGTCGACGGCCGAGCTGTCCACGTTTCACACGCAGGAGTACCTCGGACTCGTCGAGCGGTCCAGCTCGGGGGCGCGCCCGGTCTTCCTCGATACGGGAGATACGCCGGCCTTTCCCGGATGCTGGGAGGCCTCCGGCCGCGTGGCCTCCGCCACCATGCGCGCGGTCGCTCTGACCCGCGAGCGCGACGCGCCGGTGTTCCAGCCGTCCGGTGGCCTGCACCATGCCCACCCGGACCGGGCGAGCGGCTTCTGCATCTTCAACGACGTAGCGCTCGCCGTCCGCCGCGGACTGGACGGGGGCGACCGGGTCGCGTATCTCGACATCGACGCCCACCACGGAGACGGTGTGATGTACGGGTTCTTTGACTCCGGACGCGTCCTCGACATCGATTTCCACCAGGACGGGAGGACCCTCTTTCCCGGCACCGGGTTCCCGAGCGAGACCGGGCAAGGCGACGGGGAGGGCTTCAAGGTCAACCTTCCACTGCCGCCGGGGGCGGGGGACGAGGCGCTCATCCCGCTCTTCCGGCGCGTGGTCCCGCCGCTGGTGCGAGAGTTTCGCCCGGATCTCATCGTCCTGCAGCACGGGATGGACGGCCACGCGGGGGATCGGCTCGCGGGACTCCAGTACACTCCCGAGGGGTACGCGACGGTGCTGGACGAGCTTCTGGACCTCTCTCGCGAGCTGTGTCGGTCCCGCCTCCTGGTCACGGGCGGAGGAGGATACACCCCGGAGAACGTCGCGAGAGGGCTCGCTCGAGCCGGCCACCGCCTGGCGGGCTCGGCTTCGGGGCCGGGCCGGGATGACCCGTTGCCGATCGCCTGGCGGGCGGAGTTCCAGCGCGAGACGGGAGAGGCGGCCCCGCTCGATTGGTCGATCCCATCGCAGCGGCTCCCGTCGCCGTGGAATGCGGCGGCCGAGGAGCAGCTGGTCGGCGATCTCGAATCGGCCCTCGGGCGGCGGTTCCCGCGGCCCCGTACTCAGAGCTGA
- a CDS encoding TMEM175 family protein: MATFSHISPSRIEALSDMIFGLALSITAIQLAFAPPNNQVEVVGYIAEFVVSFGLLVWIWMSYTRITERITVEREKLLLLNASLLLLVSLEPYLLFIVWSGIFLGRDQTLLDLSSIAWSLDVALMFLILGLMTRQGILHPEHDIPPAISREIQNLVNWRYVSAALIALAILPMLWSWTFTTSQMNDASPPKLIVLHARYFYWVVALGAAAIGAGWIARKGERAMEQFGDVRSPAADEA; the protein is encoded by the coding sequence ATGGCGACGTTCTCGCACATCAGCCCCTCGCGCATCGAGGCGCTCAGCGACATGATCTTCGGCCTCGCGCTCTCGATCACCGCGATCCAGCTCGCGTTCGCCCCTCCGAACAACCAGGTCGAGGTGGTCGGATACATCGCCGAGTTCGTCGTGAGCTTCGGTCTGCTCGTCTGGATCTGGATGTCCTACACCCGCATCACCGAGCGGATTACGGTGGAGCGGGAGAAGCTCCTGCTGCTCAACGCCTCGCTCCTGCTGCTCGTATCGCTGGAACCATACTTGCTGTTCATCGTGTGGTCGGGGATCTTCCTCGGCCGGGACCAGACGCTGCTCGATCTTTCGTCGATCGCTTGGTCGCTGGACGTCGCGCTGATGTTCCTGATCCTCGGCCTGATGACGCGTCAGGGGATCCTGCACCCCGAACACGACATCCCGCCGGCCATCTCGCGCGAGATCCAGAACCTGGTCAACTGGCGGTACGTGAGCGCGGCCCTGATCGCGCTCGCGATCCTACCGATGCTCTGGTCGTGGACGTTCACGACCTCCCAGATGAACGATGCCTCTCCACCGAAGCTGATCGTCCTCCATGCGCGCTACTTCTACTGGGTCGTGGCGCTCGGGGCGGCCGCCATAGGTGCAGGTTGGATCGCTCGGAAGGGAGAACGGGCGATGGAGCAGTTCGGCGACGTTCGGTCCCCCGCCGCGGACGAGGCCTGA
- a CDS encoding transcriptional regulator produces the protein MSIEDTLSPNAIKVYRAMKDLNYSSEEKMGTAERITQTSKLPKNMALNALQELQTKGLVRRKVREKSAGYYLVLT, from the coding sequence ATGTCGATCGAGGATACGCTCTCGCCCAACGCGATCAAGGTCTATCGGGCCATGAAGGACCTGAACTACTCGAGCGAGGAGAAGATGGGGACCGCCGAGCGGATCACCCAGACTTCCAAGCTGCCGAAGAACATGGCCCTGAACGCGCTGCAGGAGCTCCAGACGAAGGGGCTCGTTCGCCGCAAGGTCCGCGAGAAGAGCGCGGGCTACTATCTCGTGCTCACGTAG
- the infB gene encoding translation initiation factor IF-2, giving the protein MTGLREPIVSVLGHVDHGKTTLLDRISGSARVSQEAGGITQHIGAIEVPGEVVRRLCEGVLRSEQMRVPGLLFIDTPGHRSFETMRRRGGALADLAILVVDVREGLMPQTRESIQILRHEKTPFVIALTKIDLLAGWRKPAGRVPLLDQIAKGGPEFGRTLDQHLYEVAQQLDQMGFSTERYDRVSDFTRNVGIVPISAKSGAGIPELLALLVGLSQRFLGEELVLVEEGGEGTVLERSDQKGVGPVGDVIVYRGRIAVGDEIVVTGRDEPFTTRIRGIYRPAVSRTGKAPKVPKLDSLSFVEAAAGVYLAATGIEGAMPGGLLKVVHTPEEAAQVRSDLARESHPVAENAESGVAIAADTLGGLEALAFECREAKIPIHEASVGPIGRPTVIRVATVKDPTHRAVLAFNVPVLPDAQPEGEAGPVRIFRSEVMYRVIEEYGKWREERQRALQIQRRLELVHPAKLQILPGNVFRASKPAIVGVRVIGGTLRAGVRLMRLDGTEIGMLRSLQREGTSVAQAEEGSELAAAIEGAIVGRNVQEGDLLLVAVPESAARILRKQPLTPSETAILEEVVRIHRPESPFWGQ; this is encoded by the coding sequence GTGACCGGACTGCGAGAGCCCATCGTCTCCGTGCTCGGCCACGTGGACCATGGCAAAACGACGCTGCTCGATCGGATCTCCGGATCCGCGCGCGTCTCGCAGGAGGCCGGCGGCATCACCCAGCACATCGGCGCGATCGAGGTCCCGGGTGAGGTCGTCCGCCGCCTGTGCGAAGGCGTCCTCCGCTCCGAGCAGATGCGCGTTCCCGGACTCCTGTTCATCGACACCCCCGGCCACCGCTCCTTCGAGACGATGCGGCGACGCGGAGGCGCGCTCGCGGACCTCGCGATCCTCGTCGTCGATGTGCGCGAGGGGCTCATGCCCCAGACCCGAGAGTCGATCCAGATCCTGCGGCACGAGAAGACGCCGTTCGTCATCGCGCTCACCAAGATCGATCTCCTGGCCGGCTGGCGCAAGCCGGCCGGCCGCGTACCGCTGCTCGATCAGATTGCGAAGGGAGGGCCCGAGTTTGGCCGCACCCTCGATCAGCACCTGTACGAGGTCGCCCAGCAGCTCGACCAGATGGGATTCTCCACCGAGCGCTACGATCGCGTGAGCGATTTCACGCGGAACGTGGGCATCGTACCGATCTCCGCGAAGTCCGGCGCGGGGATCCCGGAACTCCTCGCTCTCCTCGTGGGGCTCTCCCAACGCTTCCTTGGGGAGGAGCTGGTCCTCGTCGAGGAGGGAGGCGAAGGCACCGTCCTCGAGAGGAGCGACCAGAAGGGCGTCGGACCGGTCGGGGACGTCATCGTCTACCGCGGTCGCATCGCCGTCGGCGATGAGATCGTGGTCACCGGTCGGGACGAGCCGTTCACGACACGCATCCGCGGCATCTACCGTCCGGCCGTGTCGCGCACGGGGAAGGCGCCCAAGGTGCCCAAGCTCGACTCTCTTTCGTTCGTAGAGGCGGCGGCCGGAGTGTACCTCGCCGCCACCGGCATCGAAGGCGCCATGCCCGGAGGACTGCTCAAGGTCGTCCACACGCCGGAGGAGGCCGCGCAGGTCCGTTCGGATCTCGCGCGCGAGAGCCATCCCGTGGCGGAGAATGCCGAAAGCGGCGTGGCGATCGCCGCCGACACCCTTGGCGGGCTTGAGGCGTTGGCATTCGAGTGCCGGGAGGCGAAGATCCCGATCCACGAAGCGTCGGTCGGACCGATCGGTCGGCCGACGGTCATCCGCGTCGCCACGGTGAAGGACCCGACCCACCGGGCCGTGCTCGCGTTCAACGTCCCCGTCCTCCCGGATGCCCAACCCGAGGGCGAGGCCGGGCCGGTTCGGATCTTCCGCAGCGAGGTGATGTACCGGGTGATCGAGGAGTACGGGAAGTGGCGGGAGGAGCGTCAGCGCGCGCTCCAGATCCAGCGCCGCCTCGAGCTCGTCCACCCGGCCAAGCTCCAGATACTTCCGGGGAACGTCTTCCGCGCGTCGAAACCCGCGATCGTCGGGGTCCGGGTGATCGGAGGAACTCTGCGCGCGGGCGTCCGCCTGATGCGTCTCGATGGCACCGAGATCGGTATGCTCCGCAGTCTCCAACGGGAGGGGACCTCGGTCGCCCAGGCGGAAGAGGGCTCCGAGCTCGCCGCGGCGATCGAAGGGGCGATCGTCGGCCGCAACGTCCAGGAAGGGGATCTCCTTCTGGTCGCCGTGCCCGAGTCCGCCGCACGGATCCTGCGCAAGCAGCCGCTCACCCCCTCCGAGACGGCGATCCTCGAAGAGGTCGTTCGGATCCATCGACCCGAAAGCCCGTTCTGGGGGCAGTGA
- a CDS encoding DUF4931 domain-containing protein produces MPGPRMSEFRRDPITGRWRIVAEGRSARPDEYRAPSSSRSADAEDCPFCEGREGRTPPEIAAVRPSGSVADAPGWTVRSIPNRFPTVDGVGTEGATAGSDLFQRAAGAGLHEVIVTSPAHAPGLPHFPPSHLRELFRFFRERVRDLAARPSIHSVLLLENAGPESGGTLLHPHVQLVATETVPFRLIEELEGLRRIADSGPGDCGLESVVAAEARAGERIVANDEHFAVLAPFASEHPYEIWIVPHRHVSTFAAASDGEVDRLAELLPAVLRALDGVRPGASYNWYIHGLEPPPGTGSGFHWHVEVAPRLLRVDGYELGAGTPVNPVPPERAAAELRAQLEKERSSAPQKR; encoded by the coding sequence ATGCCGGGGCCACGCATGTCCGAGTTCCGCAGGGACCCGATTACCGGGCGATGGCGCATCGTCGCGGAAGGCCGTTCGGCCCGGCCGGACGAGTACCGGGCGCCTTCGTCGTCTCGGTCCGCGGATGCCGAGGATTGCCCGTTCTGCGAAGGGCGCGAGGGCCGGACCCCTCCGGAAATTGCGGCCGTCCGACCGAGCGGAAGCGTGGCGGACGCACCGGGCTGGACCGTGCGATCGATACCGAACCGTTTCCCCACTGTCGATGGGGTTGGGACCGAGGGCGCGACGGCCGGCTCGGACCTGTTCCAGCGTGCTGCGGGCGCCGGTCTCCATGAAGTGATCGTCACGAGCCCCGCCCACGCTCCCGGGCTGCCGCACTTCCCCCCATCGCACCTCCGAGAGCTCTTTCGATTCTTCCGTGAACGCGTCCGAGACCTCGCGGCCCGGCCGTCGATCCACTCCGTCCTGCTCCTCGAGAATGCGGGCCCGGAGTCCGGCGGGACCCTGCTGCACCCCCACGTTCAGCTCGTCGCGACCGAGACGGTCCCGTTCCGGCTGATCGAGGAGCTCGAGGGGCTCCGTCGCATAGCGGACTCCGGGCCTGGGGATTGCGGGCTCGAATCGGTCGTAGCGGCAGAGGCGCGTGCGGGGGAACGGATCGTAGCGAACGATGAGCACTTCGCCGTCCTAGCCCCGTTCGCCTCCGAGCATCCGTACGAGATCTGGATCGTACCCCATCGGCATGTGTCCACCTTTGCAGCCGCGTCCGATGGGGAGGTCGACCGGCTCGCCGAACTGCTCCCCGCGGTCCTCCGGGCGCTTGACGGGGTCCGGCCCGGCGCGTCGTACAACTGGTACATCCACGGATTGGAACCGCCTCCGGGAACGGGGAGCGGCTTCCACTGGCACGTCGAGGTCGCCCCCCGTCTGCTGCGCGTGGACGGGTACGAGCTCGGGGCCGGGACTCCCGTGAACCCGGTTCCGCCGGAGCGCGCGGCCGCCGAGCTTCGAGCACAGCTCGAAAAGGAGCGGAGCTCGGCGCCCCAGAAACGCTAA
- a CDS encoding DNA polymerase IV, with the protein MPSVPRLSSGNATMRWVVYVDMDAFYVSCELRHRPEQRGQPVIVGPSPKLERTRGVVLSASYEARRFGVHSAQPVLEADRLCPSAVWIPADHPKYERASAEVRAWLAAQFDEVRPQSIDEFAIAVDVENPDAVRPIAEGIQRGLYEKLGLPSSIGIASHRVLAKMASDRAKPGGIVLVPPDAASIRDFLAPLPARAIPGVGPKTEGLLRAAGVTTIGELAACRPSELAGRVGPFAHELVAIARGRGRDPVERESGPRSRSTDRTFPQDVDRWEEVEPAVHELARDLAGSLEKEGLRYTTVAVAFRWSDFSRSQRSRSLGAAHEGPDSLSLAATRLARELWDTERSGRGRSIRTLSVKTERLSERRHKQVSLDAFVQSSPLTGPPPGGPRTPQ; encoded by the coding sequence GTGCCCTCCGTCCCTCGCCTCTCTTCGGGGAACGCGACCATGAGATGGGTCGTCTACGTGGACATGGACGCGTTCTACGTTTCCTGTGAATTGCGGCATCGTCCCGAGCAGCGGGGCCAGCCCGTCATCGTCGGGCCTTCCCCGAAGTTAGAACGGACTCGCGGCGTCGTCCTCTCGGCCAGCTACGAGGCGCGTCGGTTCGGAGTCCACAGCGCCCAACCGGTCCTGGAAGCGGATCGGCTCTGTCCGAGCGCCGTGTGGATCCCGGCGGACCACCCCAAGTACGAGCGCGCGTCGGCGGAGGTCCGCGCGTGGCTCGCGGCCCAGTTCGATGAGGTGCGGCCCCAGAGCATCGACGAGTTCGCGATTGCCGTCGACGTGGAGAACCCGGACGCGGTCCGCCCGATTGCCGAAGGGATCCAGCGGGGACTCTACGAGAAGCTCGGGCTTCCCTCCTCGATCGGGATCGCGTCACACCGGGTGCTGGCCAAGATGGCAAGCGACCGGGCGAAGCCGGGGGGCATCGTCCTCGTACCACCCGATGCGGCGTCCATCCGGGACTTTCTCGCGCCCCTTCCGGCGCGAGCGATTCCCGGGGTCGGCCCGAAGACGGAGGGGCTCCTCCGGGCCGCGGGCGTGACCACCATCGGGGAGCTCGCGGCGTGTCGCCCCTCCGAGCTGGCCGGCCGGGTGGGTCCGTTCGCCCACGAACTGGTCGCGATCGCGCGCGGCCGGGGACGCGACCCGGTCGAAAGGGAAAGCGGCCCCCGTTCGCGTTCGACCGATCGCACGTTCCCTCAGGACGTCGACCGGTGGGAGGAGGTGGAGCCAGCGGTCCACGAGCTCGCGCGTGATCTGGCCGGAAGTCTAGAGAAGGAAGGGCTCCGCTACACGACGGTCGCGGTCGCGTTCCGGTGGAGCGACTTTTCTCGCTCGCAGCGAAGCCGATCGCTGGGGGCCGCCCACGAGGGGCCCGACTCTCTCTCGCTCGCGGCGACCCGGCTCGCGCGGGAGCTCTGGGACACCGAGCGATCGGGGCGCGGACGGTCGATTCGGACCCTCTCCGTGAAAACCGAGCGCCTCTCGGAACGGCGGCACAAGCAGGTGTCGCTCGATGCGTTCGTCCAGTCCTCGCCCCTGACCGGGCCGCCGCCGGGAGGGCCTAGGACTCCTCAATAG